The sequence ACTTTAATACCTATTGTTGCCTTAATGATATTTGTTTTTATTTCATTGTTTAGAGCAAAAAATGAAGAAGTGGACTTACCAAAAATATTACTAAAAGATATAAAAACTATGAGAATGGCGATAGATGACTATTATAAAGCAACAGGAACATTTCCTGACTTAGTTTTAGCAAACTCTGATGAAAAACTTGAAAAAATATATTATGAGAAAGATGGAGAAAAAATCTATTTCAAAGATTATTTGAGACAAAGTAGCCTACCCAAAACTCCAGCTTTTAGAGATTTAGATGAATCAAATAAAATATATTTAGTTGAAAATTTTAGAAAAGTAACAAATGATGGTGGTTGGAATTATAATATAAAAACTGGTGAAATTCATGCAAACCTACCCTACAATTTTTTTGAACAAGGGATAGATTGGGAAAACTATTAATAAAGGAGCTATGATAAATGGGGTTATTTGATAAACTTTTTAAAAAAAAAGAAACCGAAGAAATAGAAGAACAAGTTGATAAAGAAAAGGAAATTGTCGAGAAAGAAGAAAATCAAAAAGTAAACATTTCTCAAAGACTTACTAAAAGCAAAGAAGGATTCTTTTCAAAATTAAAAAATATATTTACTTCTAAAAGTAAAGTTGATGATTCTATTTACGAAGAATTAGAAGATTTATTATTACAATCTGATGTTGGACTTAACATGACAACAAATTTAATTAATCAGTTAGAAAAAGAAGTTAAATCTAATAAAGTTGATAATACTGAAGAAGTTTATGAAATTTTAAAAAGATTGATGTCTGAATTTTTATTATCACAAGATAGTAAAATTTATTTAAAAGATAATAAAATTAATGTAATTCTAATTGTGGGAGTCAATGGAGTTGGTAAAACTACAACTATCGGTAAACTTGCATTAAAATATAAGAATCTTGGTAAAAAAGTTCTTTTAGGTGCAGGTGATACATTTAGAGCAGCAGCAGTTGAACAACTTGAAGAATGGGCAAAAAGAGCTGATGTTGATATTATAAAAGGAAGAGAAGGAGCTGATCCAGCTTCTGTTGTATATGATACTTTAAGTAGAGCTGAAGCAACAAAAGCTGACATAGTAATAATTGATACTGCTGGAAGATTACATAATAAAGCAAATCTTATGAGAGAACTTGAAAAAATTAATAATATTATTAAGAAAAAAATTGGAGAGCAAGAATATGAATCTCTACTTGTAATTGATGGTACAACAGGACAAAATGGACTAAACCAAGCAAAAGAATTTAATTCAGTTACTGATTTAACAGGTTTCATAGTAACAAAACTTGATGGAACAGCAAAAGGTGGAATTGTTTTTTCAGTTTCAGAAGAATTAAAAAAACCAATTAAGTTTATAGGTTTAGGAGAAAAAATTGGAGATTTGATTGAATTTAATGCCAAAGATTTTGTTGAAGCAATATTTAATTAAGATATTTAAAGAATTTTTTTGAGAGAAACTTAAAAAAATTCTTTTTTCATATCACTTAAAATTCATTTAAATATGATATAATAAATAAAATTAAAAGAAAAAAGGTGTTTAATATGAATTATAGAATAGCACTTATTCATGGATTTTTTAGAAACTACAAGGATATGGAAGATTTAGAAAACAATTTAATGAATATGGGATATACAGTTGATAATCTAAATTTTCCTTTAACTTTTCCTCCTATTGAAAGAGCAATAGATATTTTAAAGGAATATTTATTATCTTTAAAAGAAAAAGGAATCAATAAACAAAATGAAATTGTTTTAATTGGTTTTGGTTTTGGTGGAGTTCTAATAAGAGAAACTTTGAAATTAGAAGAAGTAAAAGGGATAGTTGATAAAATTATTTTACTTTCTTCTCCAATAAATGATTCTACATTACATAGAAGATTAAAAAGAACTTTTCCTTTTATGGATTTAATTTTCAAGCCACTAGCAATCTATGCTAAAACTAGGAGAGATAGAAGAAGATTTGATAAAGATATAGAAGTAGGCCTAATAATAGGTAGAGAAAGCTCTGGATTTTTTGGAAAATGGTTAGGGGAATATAATGACGGTTATATTGAAATGAAAGATGTCAATTTTCCAGATGCTAAGGACAAGATTTTAATTCCTATTACCCATAACGAATTAAATAAAAGAATAGGAACAGCTAGATACATAAATAATTTTATTGCTAAGGGGAAATTTAGATTAGAATAAAATTAGGAGCAATAATGACAAAATTTAAGGACAGAATGAAATTTATATTGAGAATAATATTATATATTTCTATTATTTTCTTTATTCCAATAATCATAACAGCTTTGTATATTGTACATAATGATGGCATAAATGCCTTTCAGAGAGGAATATCTACATTTTTACTCATTATATTGTGTACTCTTTTGTTATTGATTATTTGTAGTCAATTAAAATATGGACTTGTTTTTGGTTTGAATAAATTAAAATTTCCAGAAAACTTGGTTAAAAATAATGTTTTAAAAAATACATTAAAAATTTTTTTAAGATTATTATTATATACTTTTATAATTTTTTTAAGTGCTTTAATTATAATAATTTTAATAGATTTTTCTGATAAAGATCTTAATATTTTTCCTTTGGAAGCAACTCAATTTTTAATTATGATAGCTTTTATAGGAATTTTATTTATGATACACAATGATATAAAAAAATTATATAATTTTAGCTCTGATAAAATAAAACTTTTTGAAGTATTGACTCAAAAAATTATTGAAAAAGTAAAAAAAATAAAAGAAAAAATTTTAACAATAAAATTAGATTTTTTTAAAAATACATTAGAAAAAACTAAAAAAATATTAAATTCTGTTTCAGATAAAGTAGAAAGCTTAGTTGATTTATTAGAGAATAAAATTAATTATCCAGAGAAAAGTGAATTTAAGGGTAGATGTGATTTTTCCAATCTAAGAAATGAAATTGTAAACTTTGCTAAGATTATTTATCAAATATTAGCATATCTTACTGTATTTTCTGTTATTTGTATTCTTATTCCAATAACAATAGCACTAGTATATCAACTCTTAATATATCTTATTACTTTACTAATGACTATCTGGAAAGTAATACTTGCAATTATAAGCCAATTATAAAATAAATATTTTTTAAGTTAGTTACTGAGATGTCCTATAATGTTGAAGGAGTATTTAGAAACTCAAAAAACATTATAGGCTATCAAGTAATCAAATAAATTAAATTTTATTTAATTTTAAAAACATCATCACCAATAATAATTTTATTATCATCAGTTAGAATAGCTGGTATTCCTACATATTTAAAAGATCTTACTTCATCAAACTCTTTTCTAGTATCTCTAAGATGTAAAAACTCCTTTAAATTTGCCATACTTTCTGTGATATTTACAAAATCATACTTATAGTTAATTTTTTCAAAATATTCCTTTGCTTCAACACAATCTGGACAAAGCATAGAACCATACATTTTTGGCATAAAATTTCCTCCTTGTCTTATATAATAGTCATTTTAATATATTTTACCAATATATTATTTGAAATTATAGCATAAATACCCAAAAAAGAAAAATTTTCAAAAAAAATATAAAAAAACCTTTATTTATTCTAAATTTTGGGTTATACTCTTAACAAGGAATATTTTTTATAATTAAATTATATGAGGAGGTTCTTATCATGAATAACCAATATAACAAAGATGGAAAAAAAGAGGGTTTATGGGTAAAAATTTACGATAATGGAGTTGTACAAGAAGAAAGAAACTATGTTAATGGTGTAAGAGAAGGAGTTTATAAATCTTACTATATGAATGGAGAAATAGAAATTATAAAAAATTATAAAAATGGTAATCTTCATGGAAAATATCAAACATTTTACAGTGATGGAAAATTAAATTCTGAATATAATCTTGTTGATGGAAGA is a genomic window of Fusobacterium nucleatum containing:
- a CDS encoding glutaredoxin domain-containing protein, with product MPKMYGSMLCPDCVEAKEYFEKINYKYDFVNITESMANLKEFLHLRDTRKEFDEVRSFKYVGIPAILTDDNKIIIGDDVFKIK
- a CDS encoding esterase/lipase family protein, with amino-acid sequence MNYRIALIHGFFRNYKDMEDLENNLMNMGYTVDNLNFPLTFPPIERAIDILKEYLLSLKEKGINKQNEIVLIGFGFGGVLIRETLKLEEVKGIVDKIILLSSPINDSTLHRRLKRTFPFMDLIFKPLAIYAKTRRDRRRFDKDIEVGLIIGRESSGFFGKWLGEYNDGYIEMKDVNFPDAKDKILIPITHNELNKRIGTARYINNFIAKGKFRLE
- the ftsY gene encoding signal recognition particle-docking protein FtsY, producing MGLFDKLFKKKETEEIEEQVDKEKEIVEKEENQKVNISQRLTKSKEGFFSKLKNIFTSKSKVDDSIYEELEDLLLQSDVGLNMTTNLINQLEKEVKSNKVDNTEEVYEILKRLMSEFLLSQDSKIYLKDNKINVILIVGVNGVGKTTTIGKLALKYKNLGKKVLLGAGDTFRAAAVEQLEEWAKRADVDIIKGREGADPASVVYDTLSRAEATKADIVIIDTAGRLHNKANLMRELEKINNIIKKKIGEQEYESLLVIDGTTGQNGLNQAKEFNSVTDLTGFIVTKLDGTAKGGIVFSVSEELKKPIKFIGLGEKIGDLIEFNAKDFVEAIFN